One genomic window of Polyangium aurulentum includes the following:
- a CDS encoding SIR2 family NAD-dependent protein deacylase — translation MTSDLDRTIDTLARWIAESRHLVAFTGAGISTDSGIPDFRGPDGVWTRRDAGLPPPRWKKPSSQVEPNASHMALVTLQEMGILRFVISQNTDDLHRRSGLRPEMLAELHGNGALMRCLGCDARYTRVEVGWDREKWGPGYRTDRPLRGQPPCPNCRGRLISSVVNFGDPLPERDLRTASAHAASCDVMLVLGSSLVVNPAAALVGVAIEAGANVAIINRGETPYDGLVQLRAEVGIAEVFLPAVERVPALVGRKRRRASG, via the coding sequence ATGACGAGCGATCTCGACCGCACCATTGATACCCTCGCGCGCTGGATCGCAGAGAGCCGGCATCTCGTGGCGTTCACGGGGGCGGGGATCAGCACCGACTCGGGGATCCCCGATTTCCGCGGCCCGGACGGGGTATGGACGCGGCGCGACGCAGGCCTGCCGCCGCCGCGCTGGAAGAAGCCCTCGTCGCAGGTCGAGCCGAACGCGTCGCACATGGCGCTGGTGACGCTGCAAGAGATGGGGATCTTGCGCTTCGTCATCTCGCAGAACACCGACGACCTGCACCGGCGCTCCGGATTGCGACCCGAGATGCTCGCCGAGCTGCACGGCAACGGCGCGCTCATGCGCTGCCTCGGCTGCGACGCGCGTTATACGCGGGTCGAGGTCGGGTGGGACCGGGAGAAATGGGGCCCGGGCTACCGGACGGACCGGCCTTTGCGCGGGCAGCCCCCGTGCCCGAATTGCCGGGGCCGGCTGATCTCGTCGGTCGTCAATTTCGGCGATCCGCTGCCCGAGCGGGATCTGCGCACGGCGAGCGCGCACGCGGCGTCGTGCGACGTGATGCTGGTGCTCGGCTCGTCGCTCGTCGTGAACCCGGCCGCGGCGCTCGTGGGCGTCGCGATCGAGGCGGGCGCGAATGTCGCGATCATCAATCGGGGCGAGACTCCCTACGACGGGCTCGTGCAGCTCCGCGCCGAGGTGGGAATCGCCGAGGTCTTCCTGCCCGCGGTGGAGCGCGTTCCCGCGCTCGTCGGGCGCAAGCGGCGGCGGGCGAGCGGCTGA
- a CDS encoding serine/threonine-protein kinase: MQPGDLVGEDFELHRLAGSGGMGHVYEATDRRTDRTVAVKILKGDDGADAARFAREAQILTGLDHPHVVRFVTYGITGTGAHYLVMEWLDGEDLARRLSRAPLTVEQSVALAIRIAEALAFAHARGVVHRDLKPANIFLPGGRIEDAKVLDFGLAHLGGAGTRMTRSGAVLGTPGYMAPEQARGNERVGPESDVFSLGCVLYECLTGEKAFGGTHMVAVLTKILFDQTPRARDRCPQLPEDLDALLERMLSKNPAERPRDGAEVLAALRDLPPLSGEASRRAPPRDERPAALTGSEQRAVAVILIGTPPVPEGPALNAAETVVLGGGAALREEAARHGGQFEMLMGGAVAVVLSDSVMATDLAAQAARCALGLRRHAEGRPIALTMGRSEPTRRPFMGHAIDRAARLVGDGAAVGAPIVLDEVTAGLLDARFDVRVGDEGPTLHGERELGEGTRTLLGRATPCVGRERDLRVLEDLYSSCVDERVAQAVLVTAPPGVGKSRLGQELVRIVRARDEGAAVWIGRGDPLRVGSAFGLLGQAIRSACGIRAGEPLEVRRDKLVARVAEHVPEADRRRVAELLGEVIGAPFSDEDSPTLKLARADAQLMNDRMFGAFLDFISAECEAHPTLLVLEDLHWGDHPTVQFLDRALRERAESPLFVLALARPEVYERFPQLWAGRTVYDIRLNQLSKKASERLARHVLGERVAPGTLERLVRLSEGNAFYLEELIRATAEGKGADLPETVVAMVQSRLGGLDEASRRLLRAASVFGEVFWAGGVAALVGASERGAERLLDLAQRELVMHRAEGRFPGEEELAFRHALVREGAYGMLTEEDRTLGHRLAGEWLERRGEQDALVLAEHFERGGEGARAGELYLRAAQQAHVGGDADTTMAHAKRGLACPVPDDVRAALLGMICEASAWKLESLITNRPYAEQLLRLSRSGSAAWVQGMFVKLFSALQAGHVAEFLETLDELCRVEPSPEGVAPLVFAMATAAYILDKLGRIEHGTAVLAQVDAMARELGERDGSPRLWFGVIEGARSGYAHEDPWAGLVHSRDVLATGERLGYRRIILGAHVLAAMNTWFLGAREEAERTLTGLSLPDEELGHGSSLRPFCLAWMLAERGAFEDARAWAERMITSGRTRGLPVDEGRGHWVLAEVLRREGAFAAAETALSQAQAMLSMSSPLDYPGVLATRAALGLAQGRVDEALVAAEEGLRRSDAQGGCGYARGAFLRLVHAECLDAAGKTEETRAAIKEARGRLLASAERIGDPALRRSFVEAVPENARTFALAKRWLREG; the protein is encoded by the coding sequence ATGCAGCCTGGTGATCTCGTGGGAGAGGATTTCGAGCTCCATCGCCTCGCCGGCTCCGGGGGCATGGGGCACGTCTACGAGGCGACCGACCGCCGGACCGATCGAACGGTCGCGGTCAAGATCCTGAAGGGCGACGACGGCGCGGACGCGGCCCGCTTCGCGCGAGAAGCGCAGATCCTGACAGGGCTCGACCACCCGCACGTCGTTCGCTTCGTGACCTACGGGATCACGGGGACGGGCGCGCACTATCTCGTGATGGAATGGCTCGACGGCGAGGACCTCGCCAGGCGGCTTTCGCGCGCGCCCCTCACCGTGGAGCAGAGCGTCGCGCTCGCCATTCGCATCGCCGAGGCGCTCGCGTTCGCGCACGCGCGAGGCGTGGTCCACCGCGATCTGAAGCCCGCCAACATCTTTCTGCCCGGCGGGCGCATCGAGGACGCGAAGGTCCTCGATTTCGGGCTCGCGCACCTCGGCGGCGCAGGGACACGCATGACGCGCTCCGGCGCGGTGCTCGGGACGCCTGGGTACATGGCGCCGGAGCAGGCGCGCGGCAACGAGCGGGTGGGCCCCGAGAGCGACGTGTTCTCGCTCGGGTGCGTGCTCTACGAGTGCCTGACCGGCGAGAAGGCATTCGGCGGCACCCATATGGTCGCCGTCCTGACGAAGATCCTCTTCGATCAGACCCCGCGGGCGCGGGATCGCTGCCCCCAGCTCCCGGAGGACCTCGACGCGCTGCTCGAGCGAATGCTCTCGAAAAACCCGGCAGAGCGCCCCCGGGACGGCGCGGAGGTCCTGGCGGCGCTCCGTGATCTGCCGCCGTTGAGCGGCGAGGCTTCCCGCAGGGCGCCCCCGCGCGACGAGCGCCCCGCGGCGCTCACGGGCAGCGAGCAGCGCGCGGTGGCCGTCATTCTCATTGGAACGCCCCCTGTTCCCGAGGGGCCGGCCCTCAATGCCGCGGAGACGGTGGTGCTCGGGGGCGGCGCGGCGCTGCGTGAAGAGGCGGCGCGGCACGGCGGTCAATTCGAGATGCTGATGGGCGGCGCGGTGGCCGTGGTCCTCTCGGATTCGGTGATGGCCACGGATCTGGCCGCGCAGGCGGCGCGGTGCGCGCTCGGATTGCGCAGGCACGCCGAGGGCAGGCCGATCGCGCTGACCATGGGGCGCAGCGAGCCCACGCGGCGGCCTTTCATGGGCCACGCCATCGATCGGGCGGCGCGGCTCGTGGGGGACGGGGCGGCGGTCGGCGCGCCGATCGTGCTCGACGAGGTCACGGCGGGATTGCTCGACGCGCGCTTCGACGTGCGCGTCGGCGACGAGGGACCGACCTTGCACGGCGAGCGCGAGCTCGGCGAGGGAACGCGGACCCTGCTCGGAAGGGCGACGCCGTGCGTGGGCCGCGAGCGGGATCTGCGCGTGCTCGAGGATCTGTATTCGAGCTGCGTGGACGAGCGCGTGGCGCAGGCGGTCCTCGTGACGGCTCCCCCGGGCGTCGGGAAATCGCGGCTCGGGCAGGAGCTGGTGCGCATCGTGCGGGCGCGCGACGAGGGCGCGGCGGTCTGGATCGGCCGGGGAGACCCATTGCGCGTGGGATCCGCCTTCGGCCTGCTCGGCCAGGCGATCCGCAGCGCGTGCGGCATTCGCGCCGGTGAGCCGCTCGAGGTGCGTCGCGACAAGCTCGTCGCGCGCGTGGCCGAGCACGTGCCGGAGGCGGATCGGCGGCGCGTGGCCGAGCTGCTCGGCGAGGTCATCGGCGCGCCTTTCTCCGACGAGGACAGCCCCACCTTGAAGCTCGCGCGCGCGGACGCGCAGCTCATGAACGACCGCATGTTCGGGGCCTTCCTCGATTTCATCTCGGCCGAGTGCGAGGCGCACCCCACGCTGCTCGTGCTCGAGGATCTGCACTGGGGCGATCATCCCACCGTGCAATTCCTCGACCGGGCGCTGCGCGAGCGCGCCGAGAGCCCGCTCTTCGTCCTCGCCCTCGCCCGGCCCGAGGTGTACGAGCGTTTCCCGCAGCTCTGGGCGGGGCGCACCGTTTACGACATTCGCCTCAATCAGCTCAGCAAAAAAGCGTCCGAGCGCCTCGCGCGCCACGTGCTGGGCGAGCGCGTGGCTCCGGGCACGCTCGAGCGGCTCGTGCGGCTGTCGGAGGGAAACGCGTTTTACCTGGAAGAGCTCATCCGCGCGACCGCCGAGGGCAAGGGCGCCGATTTGCCGGAGACGGTGGTGGCCATGGTGCAATCGCGCCTCGGCGGCCTCGACGAGGCGTCGCGGCGGCTCTTGCGGGCGGCGAGCGTCTTCGGCGAGGTCTTCTGGGCGGGCGGCGTCGCGGCCCTCGTGGGGGCGTCCGAGCGCGGCGCCGAGCGGCTCTTGGACCTCGCCCAGCGCGAGCTCGTCATGCACCGCGCCGAGGGCCGTTTTCCCGGCGAGGAGGAGCTCGCCTTCCGTCACGCGCTCGTGCGGGAGGGCGCGTACGGCATGCTGACCGAGGAGGACCGCACCCTCGGCCACAGGCTCGCCGGCGAATGGCTCGAGCGGCGCGGCGAGCAGGACGCGCTCGTATTGGCCGAGCATTTCGAGCGCGGCGGCGAGGGCGCGCGGGCAGGGGAGCTTTATCTGCGCGCGGCCCAGCAGGCCCACGTCGGCGGAGACGCGGACACGACCATGGCCCACGCGAAGCGCGGCCTCGCCTGCCCGGTGCCCGACGACGTGCGCGCGGCCCTGCTCGGCATGATCTGCGAGGCGAGCGCGTGGAAGCTCGAATCGTTGATCACGAACCGCCCCTATGCCGAGCAGCTCTTGCGCCTCTCGCGCTCGGGCAGCGCGGCCTGGGTGCAGGGCATGTTCGTCAAGCTCTTCTCCGCGCTGCAAGCGGGGCACGTCGCCGAGTTCCTCGAGACCCTGGACGAGCTGTGCCGGGTCGAGCCCTCGCCCGAGGGCGTCGCTCCCCTGGTCTTCGCGATGGCCACGGCGGCGTATATCCTCGACAAACTCGGCCGTATCGAGCACGGCACGGCGGTGCTCGCGCAGGTCGACGCGATGGCCCGCGAGCTGGGCGAGCGCGACGGCAGCCCGCGATTGTGGTTCGGGGTCATCGAGGGGGCGCGCAGCGGCTATGCGCACGAGGATCCGTGGGCGGGCCTCGTGCACAGCCGCGACGTGCTCGCGACGGGCGAGCGGCTCGGCTATCGCCGCATCATCCTCGGCGCGCACGTGCTCGCGGCCATGAATACCTGGTTCCTCGGCGCGCGCGAGGAGGCCGAGCGGACGCTCACCGGCCTTTCGCTGCCGGACGAGGAGCTGGGGCACGGCTCGTCCCTGCGTCCATTTTGCCTCGCCTGGATGCTCGCGGAGCGGGGGGCATTCGAGGACGCGCGCGCGTGGGCCGAGCGCATGATCACCTCGGGCAGGACGCGCGGGTTGCCCGTCGACGAGGGCCGGGGTCACTGGGTGCTCGCCGAGGTCTTGCGCCGCGAGGGCGCGTTCGCCGCGGCGGAAACGGCGCTCTCGCAAGCCCAGGCAATGCTCTCCATGTCCTCGCCGCTCGATTACCCGGGCGTCCTCGCGACGCGCGCGGCGCTCGGGCTCGCGCAGGGCAGGGTGGACGAGGCGCTCGTGGCGGCGGAGGAGGGGCTCCGGCGCAGCGACGCGCAGGGCGGGTGCGGGTACGCCCGCGGAGCCTTCCTGCGCCTCGTGCACGCGGAGTGCCTCGATGCGGCGGGGAAGACCGAGGAGACGCGGGCGGCCATCAAGGAGGCGCGCGGGCGGCTCCTCGCCTCGGCGGAGAGGATCGGCGACCCGGCGCTGCGGCGGAGCTTCGTCGAGGCGGTGCCGGAGAACGCGAGGACCTTCGCGCTCGCGAAGCGCTGGCTCCGGGAGGGCTAG
- a CDS encoding esterase/lipase family protein, with protein sequence MLDRRTLARPLATLATLVAALSAAGCVVEPVDDLAGEETGSREDGFVSDYNAYFDAALASGYVDGYNVVGSITPPSWSWGKIELLEGKQKFRTEGYNLRTAKGRWQDTFEDSTYPLRTYYGALNQQLVDGFNIFYKSTCAGTVGSSAAAACAAKGPTRPEARFVLLHQGPKTAAAQCDKTKTPVLLVHGAMQNANVWLYPGGNNGSGGTYPGTTQATGFVQALEAENFCTYAVTFGNFHGDNFNQATHLANAIGRIKALTGKTKVNVVAWSKGVVAADLYMSNPATWADWGPKYFEQLAALQAKAVPAFKKDIRTYVALSGPHLGIDLNFRHPFNPLLIYSTAENAPLGQGPVTWSWMSAVQCVTWGYADSPNDIFPNPNAYSVCENRGGMWPDFWTRIYTSNITGLDSTGKPISTKTLSALNTEQGASNVSFDKYNLAMWGSVDDSGKLVSAYLGQMQVTYDLRPYYPIPNRQDDPYSYDWSTLDTDEYKWRDWIVLKINYNPWNVFGGAGYMLDDTAHATCRATAYDPVGFPCRAKHSYYQASTAESYTLGGYSQYKLMDGIGIKAVMEMGGNLISRLKSHGLSTDLDYLYVLHGTSGGASGQVFEIDGMDCPTCDPKGDGVLFNVSIAARDQLTQGWTSTNKTAKSKQEGVPYGHLEVGATPAVWTKMITQFKALP encoded by the coding sequence ATGCTCGATCGGCGTACGTTGGCTCGTCCCCTTGCAACCCTCGCGACCCTCGTGGCGGCGCTCTCCGCGGCGGGGTGTGTCGTCGAGCCCGTCGACGATCTCGCCGGCGAAGAGACCGGCAGCCGCGAGGACGGCTTCGTCTCCGATTACAATGCCTATTTCGACGCGGCGCTCGCCTCGGGATACGTGGATGGCTACAACGTCGTCGGCAGCATCACGCCGCCGAGCTGGTCCTGGGGCAAGATCGAGCTGCTCGAGGGCAAGCAGAAGTTCCGCACCGAGGGGTACAACCTGCGCACGGCGAAGGGCCGCTGGCAGGACACGTTCGAGGACAGCACCTATCCGCTGCGCACCTATTACGGCGCGCTGAACCAGCAGCTCGTCGACGGCTTCAACATCTTCTACAAGAGCACCTGCGCCGGCACGGTGGGCTCGAGCGCTGCCGCCGCCTGCGCCGCCAAGGGCCCCACGCGCCCCGAGGCGCGCTTCGTGCTCCTGCACCAGGGGCCGAAGACCGCCGCGGCGCAATGCGACAAGACGAAGACGCCCGTGCTCCTCGTCCACGGCGCCATGCAAAACGCCAACGTGTGGCTCTATCCGGGCGGCAACAACGGCAGCGGCGGCACCTACCCGGGCACGACGCAGGCCACCGGGTTCGTGCAGGCGCTCGAGGCCGAGAATTTCTGCACCTACGCCGTCACCTTCGGCAACTTCCACGGCGACAACTTCAACCAGGCGACGCACCTGGCCAATGCGATCGGCCGGATCAAGGCGCTCACCGGCAAGACCAAGGTCAACGTGGTCGCCTGGAGCAAGGGCGTGGTCGCGGCCGACCTCTACATGTCGAACCCCGCGACCTGGGCCGATTGGGGTCCGAAGTATTTCGAGCAGCTCGCGGCGCTCCAGGCGAAGGCCGTCCCGGCGTTCAAGAAGGACATCCGCACGTACGTGGCGCTCAGCGGCCCGCACCTCGGGATCGATCTGAACTTCCGCCACCCGTTCAACCCGCTGCTCATCTACAGCACGGCGGAGAACGCGCCCCTCGGCCAGGGCCCCGTGACCTGGAGCTGGATGAGCGCCGTGCAATGCGTGACGTGGGGCTATGCCGACTCGCCCAACGACATCTTCCCGAACCCGAACGCGTACTCGGTCTGCGAGAACCGCGGCGGCATGTGGCCCGATTTCTGGACGCGCATCTACACCTCCAACATCACGGGCCTCGATTCGACCGGCAAGCCGATCTCCACGAAGACCCTCTCGGCCTTGAACACCGAGCAGGGCGCCTCGAACGTCAGCTTCGACAAGTACAACCTCGCGATGTGGGGCTCGGTCGACGACTCGGGCAAGCTCGTGTCGGCGTACCTCGGCCAGATGCAGGTCACCTATGACCTGCGCCCCTATTACCCGATCCCGAACCGCCAGGACGATCCGTACAGCTACGACTGGTCGACGCTCGATACGGACGAATACAAGTGGCGCGACTGGATCGTGCTGAAGATCAACTACAACCCCTGGAACGTCTTCGGGGGCGCCGGGTACATGCTCGACGACACCGCCCACGCGACCTGCCGCGCGACGGCCTACGACCCGGTCGGCTTCCCGTGCCGCGCGAAGCACTCGTATTACCAGGCCTCGACGGCCGAGTCGTACACCCTCGGCGGCTACTCGCAGTACAAGCTGATGGACGGCATCGGGATCAAGGCCGTGATGGAGATGGGCGGCAATCTCATCAGCCGGCTCAAGTCGCACGGCCTGAGCACGGATCTCGATTACCTGTACGTGCTCCACGGCACCTCGGGCGGCGCCAGCGGGCAGGTGTTCGAGATCGACGGCATGGATTGCCCGACCTGCGACCCCAAGGGCGACGGCGTGCTCTTCAACGTGAGCATCGCGGCCCGCGATCAGCTCACGCAGGGCTGGACGAGCACCAACAAGACCGCCAAGTCCAAGCAGGAGGGCGTGCCCTACGGCCACCTCGAGGTCGGCGCGACCCCGGCCGTCTGGACGAAGATGATCACGCAGTTCAAGGCGCTGCCCTAA
- a CDS encoding YihY/virulence factor BrkB family protein: MHGKGGGRIPLGKWLHPPVPWKTFFKDLYKEIDEDGITNGAAALAYFLMLSIFPATIFLLSLLPYLPIPHLDQAIMDLLRQSMPPQAADMFMETVNSVLSTRREGLLSLGALGTIWAAMSGVKAVMDQLNVTYDVLDSRPFWKTRAIALMLVGMLGVLVISAFGLIVFGGVLQDKLAGAFGTSPVLLGAFVAFRWGVILVMLLTAFSLMYYFGPDVEQDFKFITPGAVLGTLILVGAALGFRLYVENFGSYEATYGSVGAVIVMLLWLYVMGNVILLGSEVNALFEHYARDGKNKGEKELPAST; this comes from the coding sequence GTGCATGGAAAAGGCGGCGGGCGGATTCCGCTCGGTAAATGGCTGCACCCGCCGGTACCATGGAAGACCTTCTTCAAGGATCTCTACAAGGAGATCGACGAGGACGGCATCACGAACGGGGCGGCAGCGCTCGCCTACTTCCTGATGCTGTCGATCTTCCCGGCCACGATCTTCCTGCTGAGCCTCTTGCCGTACCTGCCGATCCCGCACCTGGATCAAGCGATCATGGATCTGCTGCGGCAGTCGATGCCGCCGCAGGCGGCCGACATGTTCATGGAGACGGTCAACAGCGTGCTGTCCACGCGGCGCGAGGGGCTTTTGTCCCTCGGCGCGCTCGGTACGATATGGGCGGCGATGAGCGGCGTGAAGGCGGTGATGGACCAGCTCAACGTCACCTATGACGTGCTGGACAGCCGGCCTTTCTGGAAGACGCGCGCCATTGCGCTGATGCTGGTGGGCATGCTGGGCGTGCTCGTGATCAGCGCGTTCGGGCTCATCGTGTTCGGCGGCGTTTTGCAGGACAAGCTCGCCGGGGCGTTCGGCACGAGCCCGGTGCTGCTCGGCGCATTCGTCGCGTTCCGCTGGGGCGTGATCCTGGTCATGCTGCTGACGGCATTCTCGCTCATGTACTACTTCGGGCCCGACGTCGAGCAGGACTTCAAGTTCATCACGCCGGGCGCGGTGCTCGGCACGCTCATCCTCGTCGGCGCGGCCCTCGGCTTCCGGCTCTACGTCGAGAACTTCGGCTCGTACGAGGCGACGTACGGCAGCGTCGGCGCGGTGATCGTCATGCTCCTGTGGCTGTACGTGATGGGGAACGTGATCCTGCTCGGCTCCGAGGTGAACGCGCTCTTCGAGCACTACGCTCGCGACGGCAAGAACAAGGGCGAAAAAGAGCTGCCGGCGTCGACGTAG